From a region of the Cataglyphis hispanica isolate Lineage 1 chromosome 24, ULB_Chis1_1.0, whole genome shotgun sequence genome:
- the LOC126858152 gene encoding ecdysone 20-monooxygenase isoform X3: protein MGFDWKMLLSGAWFETIAAALLAILVLATGYRPPWWFWTRNYNANVDAGDNGRKFKTARDVPGPFALPILGTRWIYSRFGYYSLNKIHEAYKDLNRRYGSLCKEEALWNCLVVSVFARRDIEAILKRGSRYPLRPPQEVISHYRRSRRDRYTNLGLVNEQGATWQKLRAALTPELTRAGTVFGFFPALNIVTDGFIDLIRKRRADFTVKGFEELAYRMGLESTCTLILGRHLGFLKPNSSSTLTTRLAEAVRIHFTALRDAFYGLPLWKLLPTSAYKQLIESEDTIYNIISELVEATVLEKQDDARDESVEAVFLSILRQKDLDMRDKKAAIVDFIAAGIHTLGNTLVFLFNLIGRNPEVQETLYEEAQSLAPPGCDLTVDDLRKAKYLRACITESFRIMPTTPCIARILDEPIELEGYRLDPGTVVLLHTWIAGLNDDNFKDASKCLPERWLKPMSPHSPLLVAPFGAGRRICPGKRFVELALQLILAKIVREFEIVVEEELGLQFEFILAPQSPVSLGFRDRISRAEMT, encoded by the exons GGATTCGACTGGAAGATGCTGCTGTCCGGAGCGTGGTTCGAGACGATCGCGGCGGCGCTACTCGCGATCCTGGTGCTGGCCACCGGTTACAGGCCACCTTGGTGGTTCTGGACCAGAAACTACAACGCGAACGTCG ACGCGGGCGACAATGGCAGAAAATTCAAGACGGCGCGCGATGTACCAGGTCCATTCGCCTTGCCGATTCTCGGCACTAGGTGGATATATTCCCGCTTCGGTTATTACAGCTTGAACAAGATTCACGAAGCGTATAAAG ATCTGAATCGGCGATACGGGTCGTTGTGCAAGGAGGAGGCACTGTGGAATTGCCTCGTGGTGTCCGTGTTTGCCCGTCGTGACATCGAGGCTATCCTGAAACGGGGCTCACGATACCCGCTTCGTCCTCCGCAGGAGGTCATATCCCACTACCGGCGCTCCCGGCGCGATCGTTACACCAACCTTGGTCTGGTCAATGA GCAAGGAGCAACCTGGCAAAAGCTTCGCGCCGCCTTAACGCCGGAACTCACCAGAGCCGGTACCGTATTCGGTTTCTTCCCGGCACTCAACATAGTCACCGACGGATTCATCGACCTAATCCGCAAGCGAAGAGCGGATTTTACCGTGAAAGGCTTCGAGGAACTCGCTTACAGAATGGGTCTCGAGA GTACATGCACGTTGATCTTGGGACGTCACTTAGGCTTCCTAAAACCAAATTCCAGCAGTACACTCACAACGAGACTAGCAGAAGCGGTCAGGATTCACTTTACGGCCTTGCGCGACGCTTTTTACGGCCTGCCTCTTTGGAAGCTGCTACCAACATCCGCATATAAGCAGCTAATAGAGAGCGAGGACACTATATACAA cATTATCTCGGAACTCGTGGAGGCGACCGTGTTGGAGAAGCAAGATGACGCCAGAGATGAATCCGTCGAGGCGGTATTCCTGTCTATTTTGCGGCAGAAAGATCTCGACATGAGAGATAAGAAGGCCGCCATAGTGGATTTCATAGCGGCGGGGATACACACA CTAGGCAACACGCTGGTGTTTCTTTTCAACTTGATCGGCCGTAATCCCGAAGTGCAGGAAACCCTTTACGAGGAGGCGCAGTCTCTGGCGCCTCCTGGTTGCGATCTCACGGTGGATGATCTCCGAAAAGCGAAGTATTTACGCGCCTGCATCACAGAATCCTTCAG AATTATGCCCACGACGCCTTGCATAGCTCGCATACTGGATGAGCCTATAGAACTGGAAGGATACCGCCTCGATCCCGGA ACAGTAGTGTTGTTACATACATGGATAGCAGGATTGAACGACGACAATTTCAAAGACGCATCCAAGTGCCTGCCGGAGAGATGGTTGAAACCTATGTCACCTCACTCGCCCTTACTGGTAGCACCTTTCGGCGCCGGTAGAAGAATATGTCCGGGAAAACGTTTCGTGGAGCTTGCGCTACAGCTTATTCTGGCAAAG ATCGTTCGAGAATTCGAGATCGTCGTCGAGGAAGAGCTTGGTTTGCAGTTTGAATTTATCCTGGCGCCGCAAAGTCCTGTATCCCTCGGATTCCGGGACCGTATATCGAGGGCCGAGATGACCTGA
- the LOC126858152 gene encoding ecdysone 20-monooxygenase isoform X4, which produces MLLSGAWFETIAAALLAILVLATGYRPPWWFWTRNYNANVDAGDNGRKFKTARDVPGPFALPILGTRWIYSRFGYYSLNKIHEAYKDLNRRYGSLCKEEALWNCLVVSVFARRDIEAILKRGSRYPLRPPQEVISHYRRSRRDRYTNLGLVNEQGATWQKLRAALTPELTRAGTVFGFFPALNIVTDGFIDLIRKRRADFTVKGFEELAYRMGLESTCTLILGRHLGFLKPNSSSTLTTRLAEAVRIHFTALRDAFYGLPLWKLLPTSAYKQLIESEDTIYNIISELVEATVLEKQDDARDESVEAVFLSILRQKDLDMRDKKAAIVDFIAAGIHTLGNTLVFLFNLIGRNPEVQETLYEEAQSLAPPGCDLTVDDLRKAKYLRACITESFRIMPTTPCIARILDEPIELEGYRLDPGTVVLLHTWIAGLNDDNFKDASKCLPERWLKPMSPHSPLLVAPFGAGRRICPGKRFVELALQLILAKIVREFEIVVEEELGLQFEFILAPQSPVSLGFRDRISRAEMT; this is translated from the exons ATGCTGCTGTCCGGAGCGTGGTTCGAGACGATCGCGGCGGCGCTACTCGCGATCCTGGTGCTGGCCACCGGTTACAGGCCACCTTGGTGGTTCTGGACCAGAAACTACAACGCGAACGTCG ACGCGGGCGACAATGGCAGAAAATTCAAGACGGCGCGCGATGTACCAGGTCCATTCGCCTTGCCGATTCTCGGCACTAGGTGGATATATTCCCGCTTCGGTTATTACAGCTTGAACAAGATTCACGAAGCGTATAAAG ATCTGAATCGGCGATACGGGTCGTTGTGCAAGGAGGAGGCACTGTGGAATTGCCTCGTGGTGTCCGTGTTTGCCCGTCGTGACATCGAGGCTATCCTGAAACGGGGCTCACGATACCCGCTTCGTCCTCCGCAGGAGGTCATATCCCACTACCGGCGCTCCCGGCGCGATCGTTACACCAACCTTGGTCTGGTCAATGA GCAAGGAGCAACCTGGCAAAAGCTTCGCGCCGCCTTAACGCCGGAACTCACCAGAGCCGGTACCGTATTCGGTTTCTTCCCGGCACTCAACATAGTCACCGACGGATTCATCGACCTAATCCGCAAGCGAAGAGCGGATTTTACCGTGAAAGGCTTCGAGGAACTCGCTTACAGAATGGGTCTCGAGA GTACATGCACGTTGATCTTGGGACGTCACTTAGGCTTCCTAAAACCAAATTCCAGCAGTACACTCACAACGAGACTAGCAGAAGCGGTCAGGATTCACTTTACGGCCTTGCGCGACGCTTTTTACGGCCTGCCTCTTTGGAAGCTGCTACCAACATCCGCATATAAGCAGCTAATAGAGAGCGAGGACACTATATACAA cATTATCTCGGAACTCGTGGAGGCGACCGTGTTGGAGAAGCAAGATGACGCCAGAGATGAATCCGTCGAGGCGGTATTCCTGTCTATTTTGCGGCAGAAAGATCTCGACATGAGAGATAAGAAGGCCGCCATAGTGGATTTCATAGCGGCGGGGATACACACA CTAGGCAACACGCTGGTGTTTCTTTTCAACTTGATCGGCCGTAATCCCGAAGTGCAGGAAACCCTTTACGAGGAGGCGCAGTCTCTGGCGCCTCCTGGTTGCGATCTCACGGTGGATGATCTCCGAAAAGCGAAGTATTTACGCGCCTGCATCACAGAATCCTTCAG AATTATGCCCACGACGCCTTGCATAGCTCGCATACTGGATGAGCCTATAGAACTGGAAGGATACCGCCTCGATCCCGGA ACAGTAGTGTTGTTACATACATGGATAGCAGGATTGAACGACGACAATTTCAAAGACGCATCCAAGTGCCTGCCGGAGAGATGGTTGAAACCTATGTCACCTCACTCGCCCTTACTGGTAGCACCTTTCGGCGCCGGTAGAAGAATATGTCCGGGAAAACGTTTCGTGGAGCTTGCGCTACAGCTTATTCTGGCAAAG ATCGTTCGAGAATTCGAGATCGTCGTCGAGGAAGAGCTTGGTTTGCAGTTTGAATTTATCCTGGCGCCGCAAAGTCCTGTATCCCTCGGATTCCGGGACCGTATATCGAGGGCCGAGATGACCTGA